The proteins below come from a single Marinobacter bohaiensis genomic window:
- a CDS encoding response regulator, whose amino-acid sequence MDDDTFDASESRSTRDFEEKSSLARKLEHLQQQFRAHLPARIDAIVAAIHRIQGTEQDPGAQAAARRAGDGLHNLIGAASTYGYREVGRTAEAMARLLRRQALETAPSDSIEWRELRFLADHLTTLRDQPPDQMLISVLPPEAPPQTRHIHIVDDDPQQTALIAHWLTEAGYRTETFHSIAVYADLFPGLTRPDAIIMDMRFDGATYAGAEYLKRLKRHWTHAIPILFVSVMDTLEARLRALRAGAARYLTKPVERETLLRLLEPFSNPDSDTPLRVLLVDDDVDLLAAAAASLRVAGLEVREIASPLDAFDGLDGFRPDVIVLDVMMPDVSGPELASIIREKEAFQFTPMVFISGEIQHWRELEAASLLTELFLIKPVPPQQLTLTVQALGHKARRRARLQSARS is encoded by the coding sequence ATGGACGACGACACGTTCGATGCATCCGAATCCCGCAGCACCCGCGATTTCGAGGAAAAAAGCAGCCTGGCGCGCAAGCTGGAGCATCTGCAGCAGCAATTCCGCGCCCATCTCCCGGCCCGGATCGATGCCATTGTCGCCGCCATCCATCGCATACAGGGCACGGAGCAAGACCCCGGCGCGCAGGCGGCGGCCCGCCGGGCCGGCGACGGCCTGCATAACCTGATCGGCGCCGCCAGCACCTACGGATACCGGGAAGTGGGTCGTACCGCCGAAGCGATGGCCCGGCTACTCCGGCGCCAGGCGCTGGAAACGGCGCCAAGCGACAGCATCGAGTGGCGCGAACTCCGGTTCCTCGCGGATCACCTGACCACCTTGCGCGATCAGCCGCCAGACCAGATGCTGATCTCGGTCCTGCCGCCGGAGGCGCCCCCGCAGACGCGCCACATCCATATCGTCGATGACGATCCCCAGCAGACGGCTCTCATCGCGCACTGGCTGACGGAGGCGGGCTACCGCACCGAAACCTTCCATTCCATCGCCGTCTACGCGGACCTGTTCCCCGGCCTGACACGACCCGACGCCATTATCATGGACATGCGCTTCGACGGCGCCACCTACGCCGGGGCCGAATACCTGAAACGGCTCAAGCGTCACTGGACCCACGCCATCCCCATCCTCTTCGTATCGGTGATGGATACCCTGGAAGCCCGCCTGCGGGCCCTGCGCGCCGGTGCGGCGCGCTACCTGACCAAACCGGTGGAGCGGGAGACGCTGTTGCGGCTGCTGGAGCCGTTCAGCAACCCCGATAGCGACACACCGCTGCGGGTCCTGCTGGTGGACGATGACGTGGATCTATTGGCGGCGGCCGCCGCCAGCCTGCGCGTGGCCGGACTGGAGGTGCGGGAAATCGCCAGCCCCCTGGATGCCTTTGACGGCCTCGACGGCTTCCGGCCCGACGTGATCGTGCTGGACGTGATGATGCCGGACGTGTCCGGCCCGGAACTGGCAAGCATCATTCGCGAGAAGGAGGCCTTCCAGTTCACACCCATGGTGTTCATCTCGGGTGAGATCCAGCACTGGCGGGAACTGGAAGCGGCGAGCCTGCTGACCGAGCTGTTCCTGATCAAGCCGGTGCCGCCGCAACAGCTGACCCTGACCGTTCAGGCCCTGGGCCATAAGGCCCGGCGCCGGGCCCGGTTGCAGTCGGCGCGTTCGTAA
- a CDS encoding AraC family transcriptional regulator, producing MSRTPSQAAVETRWYDADSRFIAAHHQPALLIELAQDRGARSHKLLRHTGLFLDDLYRGQACISPAQSLRLIDNARQMERGQELGFLWGSRLFPGHYGAISTLLQQAGSLADMLAVIRRYQPLLFPWLVPQVVEDERWCYLVWLDPIGTGALRPFLTETAMSAVASVSAWLAGRKLPWRYLFHGKAPAHRAQYDVYFGEHLRFSAAVDVMLIERQWLHQRWRPGSEMITTVARGEADTLLAELGARRGFLEVVYRHLYQNLSRPLSLEQVAGHFGMSPATFKRKLKHHQCSFQRLLDEARLHASLYLFHIKAWSNEQVADYLNCNDPTNFRRAFKRWTGSTPSDYRGQILTP from the coding sequence ATGAGCCGCACCCCGTCCCAGGCCGCGGTCGAGACACGCTGGTACGATGCCGACAGCCGGTTTATCGCCGCCCATCACCAGCCCGCGTTGCTGATCGAGCTGGCCCAGGACCGCGGCGCCCGCAGCCACAAGCTGCTGCGTCACACCGGCCTGTTCCTGGACGACCTGTACCGCGGCCAGGCCTGTATCAGCCCGGCCCAGTCCCTGCGTCTGATCGACAACGCGCGGCAGATGGAGCGTGGCCAGGAACTGGGATTCCTCTGGGGAAGCCGCCTGTTTCCGGGCCATTACGGCGCAATCAGCACCCTGCTGCAGCAGGCCGGGAGCCTGGCGGACATGCTCGCAGTGATTCGCCGCTACCAGCCGCTGCTGTTTCCCTGGCTGGTGCCGCAGGTGGTGGAGGACGAACGCTGGTGCTACCTGGTCTGGCTGGACCCCATCGGCACCGGCGCGTTGCGCCCGTTCCTGACCGAAACCGCCATGAGCGCGGTCGCCTCGGTCAGCGCCTGGCTGGCCGGCCGCAAGCTGCCCTGGCGCTACCTGTTCCACGGCAAGGCCCCGGCCCACCGGGCCCAGTACGACGTCTATTTCGGCGAACACCTGCGCTTCAGCGCGGCCGTGGACGTGATGCTGATCGAACGCCAGTGGCTGCACCAGCGCTGGCGCCCCGGTTCCGAGATGATCACCACCGTGGCCCGCGGCGAGGCGGATACGCTGCTGGCTGAGCTGGGTGCCAGACGCGGTTTCCTGGAAGTGGTCTATCGCCATCTCTACCAGAACCTGTCGCGGCCGCTCAGCCTGGAGCAGGTCGCCGGTCATTTCGGCATGAGTCCGGCCACCTTCAAACGCAAACTCAAGCACCACCAGTGCAGCTTCCAGCGTCTGCTCGACGAAGCCCGCCTGCACGCCAGCCTGTACCTGTTCCACATCAAGGCCTGGAGCAATGAGCAGGTGGCGGACTACCTCAACTGCAATGACCCCACCAACTTCCGGCGCGCCTTCAAGCGCTGGACCGGCAGTACCCCCAGCGACTACCGCGGCCAGATCCTGACGCCCTGA
- a CDS encoding GGDEF domain-containing protein: MAPRNLRLHGPKLVALGLVANLSLVACLALGDTKTWAEIQWLDVFGEGGGALMVLAWLVMVLGSRPAGRVSNLMFAGIAFIFLAMWQDALDEFIRMPPGQWWDTWLESASLPIGMALLTLGLFHWHREQLVISEQLRKRERHFREHKEVDRLTQLASVGYLRRQLGQELGRAREAGTPVCLLMVDIDRFDDLNRRFGTREGDRLLQAMAQLIVMNIRQTDLVCRYAGDRFAVLLPNTGEVLARILARQIEAAASHFAYKTSLEGETAYHTVSVGTALALNASPQDLLERANRDLAWAKSDKAPDRVA; this comes from the coding sequence ATGGCACCCCGGAACCTGCGACTGCACGGTCCCAAACTGGTGGCCCTGGGCCTGGTCGCCAACCTGTCGCTGGTGGCCTGCCTGGCGCTGGGCGACACCAAGACCTGGGCCGAGATCCAGTGGCTGGACGTGTTCGGCGAGGGCGGCGGCGCGCTGATGGTGCTGGCCTGGCTGGTGATGGTGCTGGGCAGCCGGCCCGCCGGCCGGGTCAGCAATCTGATGTTCGCTGGCATCGCCTTCATCTTTCTCGCCATGTGGCAGGACGCGCTGGATGAATTCATCCGCATGCCCCCCGGCCAGTGGTGGGATACCTGGCTGGAGTCCGCCTCTTTGCCCATCGGCATGGCGCTGCTGACCCTGGGGCTGTTCCACTGGCATCGGGAGCAACTGGTGATCAGCGAGCAGCTGCGCAAACGCGAGCGCCACTTTCGCGAGCACAAGGAAGTGGACCGGCTGACCCAACTGGCCAGCGTGGGTTACCTGCGCCGCCAGTTGGGTCAGGAGCTGGGCCGGGCACGGGAAGCCGGTACGCCGGTGTGCCTGCTGATGGTGGACATCGACCGTTTCGACGACCTCAACCGCCGCTTCGGCACCCGGGAAGGCGACCGGCTGCTGCAGGCCATGGCACAGCTGATCGTGATGAACATCCGCCAGACCGACCTGGTATGCCGCTATGCCGGCGACCGGTTTGCCGTACTGCTACCCAACACCGGCGAGGTGCTGGCGCGGATCCTGGCCCGCCAGATCGAGGCGGCGGCGAGCCATTTCGCCTACAAGACCAGCCTGGAGGGCGAGACCGCCTATCACACCGTCAGCGTCGGCACCGCGCTGGCGCTGAACGCCTCACCCCAGGACCTTCTGGAACGGGCCAACCGCGACCTGGCCTGGGCCAAGTCGGACAAGGCCCCGGACCGGGTCGCATGA
- a CDS encoding LysR family transcriptional regulator: MHIQIDKLRSFALIAEEKNLTRAAERRFSTPAAVSAQLKQLEDALELQLFERTSKGMLLTDAGCRLLPLANRILGNLAEFETTAKAIAGRARTQLLFGLNALPELLRFEPLMDATAKALPDVSLVIRSGTSPDNQRAVLAGELDAGFVFSGRDHPDLLRMELGHVTIVTIGPPCGDQGPLPTDVSELARRPWISPTEQCPYINLMRQTLGHHYAGANVVATSDDEYSTIAMVKAGLGLGLVEINLAQMAACRGEVTLYSETNARVPLYLVMRCDRHHDLPELEVFARLVRDQWQSERQGKAPEQPPELAITAS, encoded by the coding sequence ATGCACATACAGATCGACAAACTCCGTTCCTTTGCGTTGATTGCGGAGGAAAAGAACCTGACGCGGGCGGCGGAACGGCGCTTTTCCACGCCGGCGGCGGTCAGCGCCCAGCTCAAGCAACTGGAGGACGCGCTCGAGCTGCAACTGTTCGAACGCACCAGCAAGGGCATGCTGCTGACCGACGCCGGCTGCCGCCTATTGCCCCTGGCCAATCGTATCCTGGGCAATCTGGCGGAATTCGAGACCACCGCCAAGGCCATCGCCGGCCGGGCGCGCACCCAGTTGCTGTTCGGTCTCAACGCGCTGCCCGAGCTGCTGCGCTTCGAACCCCTGATGGACGCCACCGCCAAGGCGTTGCCGGACGTGTCGCTGGTGATCCGCTCCGGCACCTCACCGGATAACCAGCGCGCCGTGCTGGCCGGGGAACTGGACGCCGGGTTCGTGTTCAGCGGTCGCGACCACCCCGACCTGCTGCGCATGGAGCTGGGCCATGTGACCATCGTCACCATCGGTCCGCCCTGTGGCGACCAGGGACCGCTGCCCACCGACGTCAGCGAGCTGGCCCGCCGTCCGTGGATCTCGCCCACCGAGCAATGCCCCTACATCAACCTCATGCGCCAGACCCTGGGGCACCATTATGCCGGCGCCAACGTGGTGGCCACCTCGGACGACGAGTATTCCACCATCGCCATGGTGAAGGCGGGGCTTGGGTTGGGGCTGGTGGAAATCAACCTGGCCCAGATGGCGGCTTGCCGCGGCGAAGTCACGCTCTATTCGGAGACCAATGCACGGGTTCCGCTGTACCTGGTGATGCGCTGCGACCGCCATCACGACCTGCCGGAACTGGAGGTGTTCGCCCGCCTGGTGCGCGACCAGTGGCAGTCCGAGCGGCAGGGCAAAGCACCGGAGCAACCGCCTGAACTGGCGATTACCGCTTCCTGA
- a CDS encoding BMP family ABC transporter substrate-binding protein, producing the protein MRLHRATFTALIITLLLTLTAHADSSFRPAILFNSDVVQDNAFNQQLLEGVQTYAERKGIDYAYKASANPRQYHRYLDTLIRGGRNPILAPGAATARIVRAAAEAHPDTTFITIDYSLDLPNVRSILFREREAAYLAGVLAAYRTESQVLGFVGGMKIPAIEDFREGFFAGAQSVNPVIRTRTLYLSDNSARPFDDADAGYQAGRKLLADQADIVFSAAGSSGEGTLRALAEAGALGIGVDSNQNDVAPGHVLTSVLKKLDRAVYVALVSERWGLWRNRVKHLGLAQDGVGLAMDEHNAPLITRAMHDAVDQVRNDILAGRLIVSDSDGSAIATERRPLSIRVLLPDTPQWPYITNAPQTGGDNRPGLVIDALNLASQELGVPFHYERQPLRRGIYSLGRNEADALLVKSISPELDNIAVYPVEDGRPDPSRALMHWDLAVYRRADSPTGVDYRLMPIAVPLGTRIAEDLARKGVDLSHNDNLRSRLGMLERARVNTVVADPLHADYLIGRSPRLRNTIVKTADAIGEEASYLLLSRDFYRTYPRFSEELWNQLSQVRESVALWDQADRYFEGPGVETGNNGVEKAKVDEAKADNRPPGAAWTQ; encoded by the coding sequence ATGCGCTTGCACCGGGCAACTTTCACGGCACTGATCATTACCCTGCTCCTTACCCTGACGGCCCACGCCGACAGCTCGTTCCGCCCCGCGATCCTTTTCAACTCCGACGTAGTGCAGGACAACGCCTTTAACCAGCAATTGCTGGAAGGCGTGCAGACCTACGCTGAACGCAAGGGCATCGACTACGCTTACAAAGCCTCCGCCAACCCGCGACAGTACCACCGCTACCTGGATACGCTGATCCGCGGCGGCCGCAACCCCATTCTGGCCCCCGGCGCCGCCACCGCACGTATCGTCCGTGCCGCCGCCGAGGCCCATCCGGACACCACCTTCATCACCATCGACTACTCGCTGGACCTCCCCAACGTGCGCTCGATCCTGTTCCGCGAACGGGAAGCCGCCTACCTGGCCGGGGTCCTCGCCGCCTATCGCACCGAAAGCCAGGTGCTGGGTTTCGTCGGCGGCATGAAAATCCCTGCCATCGAGGATTTCCGGGAGGGGTTCTTTGCCGGCGCCCAATCGGTCAATCCGGTGATCCGAACCCGCACGCTGTACCTGTCGGACAACAGTGCGCGCCCCTTCGACGACGCCGACGCCGGCTACCAGGCCGGCCGGAAACTACTCGCCGACCAGGCCGACATCGTCTTCTCCGCCGCCGGCAGTAGCGGCGAAGGCACTCTGCGCGCTCTGGCGGAAGCCGGTGCCCTGGGCATCGGAGTGGACAGCAACCAGAATGACGTGGCCCCCGGTCATGTACTGACCTCGGTGCTCAAGAAGCTGGACCGGGCGGTCTACGTGGCGCTGGTGAGCGAGCGCTGGGGGCTGTGGCGCAATCGCGTCAAGCATCTGGGACTGGCCCAGGACGGCGTCGGCCTGGCCATGGACGAGCACAATGCACCGCTGATCACCCGCGCCATGCACGACGCGGTGGACCAGGTGCGCAACGACATCCTGGCCGGCCGGCTGATCGTCAGCGACAGCGACGGCAGCGCCATCGCCACCGAACGCCGCCCCCTCAGCATCCGCGTGCTGCTGCCCGATACCCCACAGTGGCCCTACATCACCAACGCCCCCCAAACCGGCGGCGACAACCGACCCGGACTGGTCATCGACGCCCTCAACCTGGCCAGCCAGGAACTGGGTGTGCCCTTCCACTACGAGCGCCAGCCCCTGCGCCGCGGAATCTACAGCCTGGGCCGCAACGAGGCCGACGCCCTGCTGGTCAAATCAATCAGCCCGGAGCTGGACAACATCGCCGTCTATCCGGTGGAGGACGGCCGGCCGGATCCTTCCCGTGCGCTCATGCATTGGGACCTGGCCGTCTATCGCCGGGCCGACAGTCCAACCGGCGTCGATTACCGCCTGATGCCCATCGCGGTCCCGCTGGGCACGCGCATCGCCGAGGACCTGGCGCGCAAGGGCGTCGACCTGTCACACAACGACAACCTGCGCAGCCGCCTGGGGATGCTGGAACGGGCCCGGGTCAACACGGTGGTCGCCGATCCACTGCACGCCGACTACCTGATTGGCCGTTCACCCCGGTTGCGCAACACCATCGTCAAGACGGCGGATGCGATCGGCGAGGAAGCCAGCTACCTGCTGTTGAGCCGGGATTTCTACCGCACCTACCCGCGCTTCAGCGAGGAACTCTGGAATCAGTTGTCCCAGGTGCGCGAGTCCGTGGCGCTGTGGGACCAGGCCGATCGCTACTTCGAGGGTCCGGGCGTTGAGACGGGTAACAACGGGGTTGAGAAAGCGAAGGTCGATGAGGCGAAAGCCGATAACCGACCACCGGGAGCGGCATGGACCCAGTGA
- a CDS encoding SDR family oxidoreductase: MERVLITGANRGVGLELARHYARQEWAVIGVCRQSSEELAAVAEQVIDGVDVTQAAGIERLVSAVSQTDGLDLLINNAGLLHDEVLGDIDFDSIRAQMEINAYAPLRVTEALLPYLREGAKIANITSRMGSIADNDSGGRYGYRASKAALNAFGRSLAMDLKPRGIAVAQLHPGFVKTRMVNFGGLITPAESALGLATRIEALNLDNTGSFWHSNGEELPW, translated from the coding sequence ATGGAACGGGTACTGATTACCGGAGCCAACCGAGGTGTCGGACTGGAACTGGCGCGCCATTATGCCCGCCAGGAATGGGCCGTGATTGGCGTTTGCCGGCAGTCGTCTGAGGAGCTGGCCGCGGTGGCCGAGCAGGTCATCGACGGCGTGGACGTGACCCAGGCGGCGGGCATTGAGCGGCTGGTGTCGGCGGTCAGCCAGACCGACGGCCTGGACCTGCTGATCAACAACGCCGGCCTGCTGCACGATGAAGTGCTGGGCGACATCGACTTCGACTCGATCCGCGCCCAGATGGAAATCAACGCCTACGCGCCGCTGCGGGTCACCGAGGCTTTGCTGCCCTATCTGCGCGAGGGCGCCAAGATCGCCAACATCACCAGCCGCATGGGCTCGATCGCCGACAACGACTCCGGTGGCCGCTACGGGTACCGTGCCTCCAAGGCGGCTCTCAACGCCTTTGGCCGTTCCCTGGCCATGGACCTCAAACCTCGCGGAATCGCCGTCGCCCAGCTGCATCCGGGCTTCGTGAAGACCCGCATGGTCAACTTCGGTGGCCTGATCACACCGGCCGAATCGGCGCTCGGGCTGGCCACCCGCATCGAGGCCCTGAATCTCGACAACACCGGCTCCTTCTGGCACAGCAACGGCGAAGAACTGCCCTGGTAA
- a CDS encoding TonB-dependent receptor: MTSPSVTARPATVASCRRARLWLAVVACSLPLTAPAQTMASDDATRSGGQSSSDQSSSEQSSAASDTTALETITVVGQAARIRSALNQQREAENLETVVNSDAINALPDKNVSESLQRLPGLSVERDQGEGRFVRVRGTSADLNTVTVNGTQLPAPEADRRAVALDVLPSDLLSSLVVTKALTPDMDANSIGGNIELKSVSALDKDRPFFKASVEGSYNELTDQTSPGGSVSGGRTFDFDNGQRLGVAGALSWEKRKFGSENVETGGAWDFDEDPATLEELEQRDYNITRERLGAALNLDYELDPDNRVYLHTLYSRYSDTEERWAHIVEFDEPQTPGESGDAEAARELKSREETQEILSATLGAEHHLRDWTIEYSASASEASEENPDEINATFAGNDTFSGVGYTGTVSPDISAPASFYAADAYTLDEVEQTESDATDRQNSARFDITRHLSIDNNPARIKFGAKASRRKKENDENVWVYEDLDDANANTGASALRSMIAAQGQAGNEDEEGSRVNDYRIDEDINAGYLMGSINIRGLNILTGARYEHTDTEARGTRLEDGTFSDRRVENSYGNLLGYFHTRYELTDSTQVRAAFTQSIARPTFEQLSPAYVIDGDEAEFGNPDLDPMESNNIDLGIEHYFGPDSAVSAYIFYKDIQNFVYTRDLAGTGDFAAFDEAITYRNGEDATLRGLEVAINHKFSRLPAPWNGLLIGANAAWTRSDATIDTRSGERDISLPGQSDTTGNLTLGYEDDRLSLRLAGNYKSDYLMEVSDPDDARYDVYQDDQFQLDFSAGYFVTENLQVQFDAVNITDEPYYTYAGSSDYNAQYETYGRTYRLGLTYTNF, from the coding sequence ATGACTTCCCCTTCTGTGACAGCCCGTCCCGCGACTGTTGCGTCATGCCGGCGTGCCCGCCTGTGGCTGGCGGTCGTGGCCTGCAGCCTGCCGCTGACAGCGCCGGCCCAGACCATGGCGTCCGACGACGCCACCAGGTCCGGTGGTCAATCCAGCAGTGACCAATCCAGCAGTGAGCAATCCAGCGCCGCGAGTGATACCACCGCCCTGGAAACCATCACGGTGGTGGGCCAGGCCGCACGCATCCGCTCCGCCCTCAACCAGCAGCGCGAGGCGGAGAACCTGGAAACCGTGGTCAACTCCGACGCCATCAACGCCCTGCCGGACAAGAACGTGTCCGAATCCCTGCAGCGCCTGCCCGGCCTGTCGGTGGAGCGGGATCAGGGGGAAGGGCGCTTCGTGCGGGTGCGCGGCACCAGTGCCGACCTCAACACGGTGACCGTCAACGGCACCCAGCTGCCGGCGCCGGAAGCCGACCGTCGTGCGGTGGCGCTGGATGTGCTGCCATCCGACCTGCTGTCCTCGCTGGTGGTCACCAAGGCTCTGACGCCGGACATGGACGCCAATTCCATCGGCGGCAACATCGAGCTCAAGAGCGTCTCCGCACTGGACAAGGACCGTCCCTTTTTCAAGGCCAGCGTGGAAGGCAGCTATAACGAGCTGACCGACCAGACCAGCCCCGGCGGCTCGGTGTCCGGCGGTCGCACCTTCGACTTCGACAACGGCCAGCGCCTGGGCGTGGCGGGGGCGCTGAGCTGGGAGAAACGCAAGTTCGGCTCCGAGAATGTGGAAACCGGCGGGGCCTGGGATTTCGACGAGGATCCGGCGACGCTGGAGGAACTGGAACAGCGGGACTACAACATCACCCGCGAGCGTCTGGGCGCGGCGCTGAACCTCGATTACGAACTCGATCCCGACAACCGGGTGTACCTCCACACCCTCTACAGCCGCTATTCCGACACCGAGGAGCGGTGGGCCCACATTGTCGAGTTCGACGAGCCGCAGACGCCGGGCGAATCCGGCGACGCCGAGGCGGCGCGCGAACTGAAATCCCGCGAGGAGACCCAGGAGATCCTGTCCGCCACCCTGGGCGCCGAGCACCACCTGCGCGACTGGACCATCGAGTACAGCGCCAGTGCCAGCGAAGCGTCGGAAGAGAACCCGGATGAGATCAACGCCACCTTTGCCGGCAACGACACCTTCAGCGGCGTGGGTTACACCGGTACGGTCTCGCCCGACATTAGCGCGCCGGCGTCTTTCTACGCGGCGGATGCCTACACCCTGGACGAGGTCGAGCAGACCGAATCCGACGCCACCGACCGCCAGAACAGCGCCCGGTTCGACATCACCCGCCACCTGTCGATCGACAACAACCCGGCGCGGATCAAGTTCGGCGCCAAGGCCAGCCGGCGCAAAAAGGAAAACGACGAGAACGTCTGGGTCTATGAGGATCTCGATGACGCGAACGCCAACACCGGCGCCAGCGCCCTGCGCTCGATGATCGCCGCGCAGGGGCAAGCCGGCAACGAAGACGAGGAAGGTTCACGGGTCAACGACTATCGCATCGACGAGGACATCAACGCCGGCTACCTCATGGGCAGCATCAACATCCGCGGCCTCAACATCCTGACCGGCGCCCGCTACGAGCACACCGACACCGAAGCCCGCGGCACCCGGCTGGAAGACGGCACCTTCAGCGACCGCCGCGTGGAGAACAGCTACGGCAACCTGCTGGGCTACTTCCACACCCGCTACGAGCTGACCGACAGCACCCAGGTCCGCGCCGCCTTCACCCAGTCCATTGCCCGGCCCACGTTCGAGCAGCTCTCGCCGGCCTATGTGATCGACGGCGACGAGGCCGAGTTCGGCAACCCCGACCTGGACCCGATGGAGTCGAACAACATCGACCTGGGCATCGAGCACTACTTCGGCCCGGACAGCGCCGTGTCCGCCTACATCTTCTACAAGGACATCCAGAACTTCGTCTACACCCGCGACCTGGCCGGTACCGGCGACTTCGCCGCCTTCGACGAAGCGATCACCTACCGCAACGGCGAGGACGCCACGCTGCGCGGCCTGGAAGTGGCCATCAACCACAAGTTCAGCCGCCTGCCCGCGCCCTGGAACGGCCTGCTGATCGGTGCCAACGCCGCCTGGACCCGGTCCGATGCGACCATCGACACCCGTTCCGGTGAGCGTGATATCTCCCTGCCAGGCCAGTCCGACACCACCGGCAACCTGACCCTGGGCTACGAGGACGACCGCCTCAGCCTGCGCCTGGCGGGCAACTACAAGTCCGACTACCTGATGGAAGTCAGTGACCCGGACGACGCCCGCTACGACGTCTACCAGGACGACCAGTTCCAGCTCGATTTCAGCGCCGGCTACTTCGTGACCGAGAACCTGCAGGTGCAGTTCGACGCGGTGAACATCACCGACGAGCCGTACTACACCTACGCCGGCAGCTCGGACTACAACGCCCAGTACGAAACCTACGGCCGCACCTACCGGCTGGGACTGACCTACACCAATTTCTGA